The DNA region TCTTTACGAATAAAGAACTTAGACGCGATGACCTAGAAGCTTCACGTTTTGGTTCGAACAAAGGCTGTAAACATGCTATAACTCGCTCGCGACCAGGTACCTGCAAAGTCTGGTGTGCGTAGCGCGCCAACTCTAACATGTTCATTTTTTGTCCGTCGATATACGTCATCATGTCGGGAATATCTTTAATGTTTAGACCTATAGAACGATCAAGAAAGTTAGTCATTCTCTGCCCAAGACCTTTCCCATCAGCACCACCTTTAATGAGACGCTCTACTATTGATGGATCTTGCTGAGTGATAATTACACCAGCTAACGCCGTAGAAACCAGATAGCTTTCTCCGAACCGAATTGGGCATTCTTCTTCCAGCATTAATCTTCTGTGCATTAGTTCGCTGCTTTCAAATATAGTAAGCATGGCATTCCATTCCTCCGATGACACCTGTTCTCTGCCCTCTAATTGGCTCTTTATAAAATCGTTAAACCCCTTTATATTTGGCAGAAGACGTCCAGGAGAAGAATGAGAAAGAGCGACCCAAGAATCTTCAATAGATTCTTCTTTTTTTTCTGCATCAGCCGCAAACCCCGTATGCACTTGAGCAACGCAGGATAGAACCACGCACAACATAATCTGTTTAATTTTCATAAAATCCCTTTCAGTATAAAACATCTGTAAATAAAAATTGTCCTTAAGTATAACGGGCCTCCTTGTAAGAAAAAGACATGGCTTTAAAGAGAGTTTAAAAGATATAAAAAAAGCGCATCAGCAAAAAGCCAATGCGCTCTATTAATTATATACAAAAACTCTATCGCTGCTTTTTAAACTCTTCGTGACGGCCAGTCGTTTTTAACTTGTCATGATTCTTACGTTTTTCTTCATGCAGCTCTTTATACATGGTATCAATCACGCGATCAAGCACATCGTAAAATCCTTCACCTTCATATTCATAATCAATCGATTTGTTATAATTAGGGGTCTTTACACATAGCTCAACACGATGGTGCTCATGAACTTTTGATGGCTCCAAAAAAAGATCTATCGTGACTGGGGTTGGCTCATCTTTTAAAAAATCCTCTATTTTTTTCAGTTGCTCGTTGGCATACTCTTCCATCACGTCAGATTTAGTCATATTCCTAAACACAAAGCGTTTATTCATGATAAACTCCTCTTGTAGACAGTTTTTTTATAACTTGTTACAAATAAGCGTACAAAAAAATCAATCACTACACAACTTAACCACGTTGACGCACTAA from Candidatus Babeliales bacterium includes:
- a CDS encoding HPF/RaiA family ribosome-associated protein, whose protein sequence is MNKRFVFRNMTKSDVMEEYANEQLKKIEDFLKDEPTPVTIDLFLEPSKVHEHHRVELCVKTPNYNKSIDYEYEGEGFYDVLDRVIDTMYKELHEEKRKNHDKLKTTGRHEEFKKQR